AAAAAGATTCTCAGGAACTGATTTTGTGAACCAAACGAATTTTTTAAAGATGTCTGGGAATAACATTCCCATCATAACATTCCCGGGAACAACATTCCCGGGTATCCTTTTCCAATCTGTGAAACAAACGCCCAAAGGGTGATTCTGGTTTGCTTTAGGTTTACATGTATAAAcagtgatgattttttttttctgtaacaaatttaaaaaatagttaCCAAAGGGTTGGTTAATTCATTTTAAGACTTGATTATTCATTTTgttaaatttcaaaaatatataatttagttAATGCAAGCACTGCTGCTGGGACTGACATACGTTGGAGTAGAAATTGGAGGAAAATTGTTTGTGGCACGGATTGTCTGGGGTTGGTCCGAGCGGTGGCGAAGGGTAGATATGATTTTCACCAATATGGTAGCTTGTTGATGGACATTCATCTTATTCTATCGCGAAATTGGGAGGTTAACATCTGTCATGTTTCTAGAGACGGTAATGAGCCGGCGGATTGTTTGGCGAGTATTGGTGAGCGGCTTCAATGTGCTGTTACACATTTGCTTTCTCCTCCGGCGGAGGTGGTGCCTCTTCTTGAAGGGGATTCTTTTAGTTTGTAGTCTTGGCGTTTAATTTtcctatgtaccaaaaaaaaagacacAACTACAAATGAATCAAgattttctatcttttattgACTCCGATCACCATATGGACCAAAGCATGCTATTAGGATTATAGATCACTTGCAGAAGTATTTATAGATCATTTACCAACGTAACACAACCCTCACATTAGTAATGAGATTCAAACACATAACTTTCTGAAGAGAAGTGTATGTGCCACTTAAAAGTAAAAGCATTAATCAATAAAAAAGAtagcttcaattttttttttctatatcacATCATTCAACAATCTTATATATGTAATGTAAGACACATTTTCATTGATAGTGAAACCATGTCTTATTTTCAAGCCAAATTAATGAAACAGCTtgattaactttcaaaattaacTTCCAGTTTGGCATGGAATCATAATTAGCATCGGATTAGTAATAATTGATTGTTACTAAGACAGTTTAGCAGCTGCAACCTCAACTCAAGTCCTCCACGTAAGTACCTTTAAGAAGAAGATTAAGCCTAACTAATTAGGATCAATTAAAAGTAATTAAGCTCTATTACTCAAAGTGTAGGAACCGTCCTAAAGTGCTTATGTCATAAACAGAGACTTGCATGCTACACATACCCTCCTTACTCCTTAGTCCTTAACCGAATCATATACTTAATCACATGCCACTTAGTTACTCAatgtccttttcttttcttgttgGACTACTGCTCAATGCTCATACATCTACATAACATTATCTCTTAATTAAGTACTTTTCTTTAAAACTGAAACTGAATGACGAGATAGCATgcgttttcttttttgtttgtttaagtAAGGCATGCTTTTAACGTGTAAACTTTGCTTTAACAGGTACGTCTAAATTGTTACCTCTCCCTTTGTTTTGCTTAAACAATCCTCTAACCATACAAAGAGTGATGAAACCAACTCATAACATTTTTTCTTAACTCTACCTAAAATCAAAGTTCAGCTACTTCTAATCTTCATATCTTACCACTATGCAATTAATCTTTGGCCACTCGCAAGTTATAAACACAACACACTCTATTGACATGTTGCAACTCATTAAACTATACCATTAAATGCAAAATATTACATAGCATGTATAATCATTGATGAATCAAAGGCATGCCAAGTTGCCAACATACAAGCACTCATGTCAACGTAGAGTGCTTGCCACAAACTCgcggaaattaaattaaattaattaattgcaCTTTCACAAAGAAAGTAAACACTCCTAGCACTCAACACAAATAGCATTAGAAgtgaaacaaaaagaaaaaaagtgtgGCCACGATTGGAGCGTGGAAAACACGCACATAAATGAGTGTGAGATAGAGATTAAGGAACTAACTTTCTTGCTAGTAACACTTCCAAGGTTGGAAAAGCAAAGAAGATTTTGGGTGGCTGACTATTTCAGACTGTAACaaaaccacccataccccattCACTACCAAAAATTGTACTACTATAAATATAATACTTCTGTTCACAGTTCACACACTCTTCATCCATATAAATTACACATGTGtgggtctctttctctctactactactactaaaCTTgcctttcttcctttctttctatCTTCCATATTGGTAGTGAGTCACTGTTTCATTGTCCTGCCCATGATGTTGTCTAAAATGGACATCAATGAAGGCATAAGCAAAAGCATAGAGGAGTTACATGTTACCACCGCGAAGGGGAAGCGCACGAAGCGGCTGAGGCCGTGGTCCCCTTGCGCGGTCGCCGGGGCCGCCGCCGTGACTTCTAGCAGCTCAAGTGGCGCCGCCGACTCGTCCTCCACGATTGAAGGCGCtgatcaagaagaagaagatatggCTAACTGCTTGATTCTGCTAGCCCAAGGAAGAGGAGAAGAAAGAGTCATCATCCCTCACCATAATAAGCAGAAGGAAGGTGAGATGGAGAATCATGTTGGTGATGATAACAAGagtatgatgatgatgacagaGAAAACCACCAAAATTGGTTTCTACGTTTATGAGTGCAAAACATGCAACCGAACATTCCCTTCGTTTCAAGCGCTGGGTGGGCACAGAGCCAGTCACAAGAAGCCTAAAGCGACGGTGACACAAGAGGAAAAGaaatcgccaccaccaccaccaccagcaccGCGGCTAACCACGAGCACTAGTACTCGTGATTTTGAGGAAACAAGGCAAACTCATGTCCCACATCGAGTTTCACTTGAATTGGGTGTCAATTTACATACCAATAAATCCACCAATTCCAAGTTAAAGATTCACGAGTGTTCCATTTGCGGGGCGGAATTCACATCCGGCCAAGCATTGGGTGGCCACATGAGGAGGCACAGGGCGGTGCAGGCGGCGGCGACGGTGGCGGCGTCTACCGGCAACAACAGCGCTGCCGTTCAGATTAAGCCACGGATTGTTCTGGAATTGGATCTCAACCTTCCGGCGCCGGAAGACGATCTCCGGGACTCGGCGTTTCAGATTCCGGCGACGGCGACGCAGAAGTCCATGGTGCTCTCGGCTGCTCCGGCTTTGGTGGGTTGCCATTATTAGGCCAGGGTGGGAAttggattttaaatttttaagaaatttatattattatttgatCAATGATCATTGTGAATTATTATTAGCTTTACTTTAATTTTACAATTATTATTCCTAATTATTATGGATTCTTTGGAATTGttattttttctgggtttaatAATAATTTCTTATTGGATATGATCTGCTTGTTGAAGTTTTTGGAATACTTTGAGTAAGTAAGTGGTTAGTGTTCTTGGTTGCCTTTCCTTCACGAAAAGTGAGTCATGTAGATAGCATCTTTATTTTCTTCCCTTTTTTCccttcttttttcaatttcaatgttttGGGTCTGTATCTAGTTCTGGTTCAATTTGGCTGTTTCTTTAATTAATGGGAGAACAATGGGTAAGAATTTTTAATGAACTAATTATCATCAAAGATTGAACTAGTAGATAAAATACACATCAATGATTGTATTTCTCACAAGGATGAAGGATGATGGGTTCGGGAACCCACCAGAGGCTAACATCTCTATTAATTGACAACGTGCATTAAGTGTGTGGAAAAAATTTTCTGACTCTATCACAAGAAGGAATAAAGAGCCTTAAGTTTTTTAACTAAATTTTGAATCCAGAATAATCGATATTTGAATTGTGATCGGTTGTCCGATAGtttaaacaaaaacaaagaaaagggCTCTGACTTAGGGAGAGAGAGAAGGGGGAGAAGAGTGGCATGGATGAGCACGACTACTAGTGTTTGGTTGCaccacaaccacaaccaaaTGTCATGGAATAGGCttccttttttaattttaaaattatttaaataaagctTAAAAAATCTCTTTCTCTTCGGGTCACTGTCTTTCTCATCACTCATCAGTTTCTCACTCACTCTAGCAACCACACTGACACCCTGTTTCATTTATTGTTAAGAATAATgggttagtaagttagaaattcAGTTAGGAAAATGGAAAATACTATAACTGTACCATTACAGCACACCTAATCATATTAAAATGTCACCTTGCTCTAGTTTTAAATCCACTAGTATTACCATATTTCCTGGTCCACTATAGTTCTTTATTAGTTACAACTCTAAGCTCATCAGTTTCACCTCTAATAAACCAACATTTTGTTCAATTATTTCTTTACAAGTCTAaaaccaaacattaaactggttaaatttgatttttattttgataattaGCTAGCTAGCTTTGGGATTATCTAGTGGATGTGTAGCCCATACGATGTTGATGCTCCCAAGAAAGATACTGGTGACTCTCTCAGTCTCAGACCACAAACACTTTTAATTAGGAGCTATACTTGGTCCACTATATTTGGACCCATCAACCACACTCtttaatattatctcactttCTAGTTTTTAGTTACAAGGTTCAGCCTTACTCCTATTTATGTAGTTCACAGAGTGAAGATGAGAAAATGACAGGAAGAatattgataaaacaaaattccaatttttttctcttccatgaaaaataacaaaatgagATTCGACATACAAAAATGGTATTGATTTGTCTTGATTTGGTTTTCTATCCATAGCACATAATTGTGGACGGTCATGTTTGGATATCAATCAGTGTTAAGATATTAGACTTACTAGGAGGTAGAAAATGAACGAAATTTTATTGATAATGTATCTATGTATTTTTACATTGACTCAACTGATATTCAAACACACGTTATTGTGTATTAATTATATGGTGAGAGAGGTCCAAGACTTATAAGTGAGTTACTTATATACACTAACACTAGTGACTTGAATAAAGTTAGTTATGTGCACGTTTTGGTGAATGCTGGTAAGCGAAGCATGTGGACACATACATTGCGTGGGGTGTCCGAATGCATAAGAAATAGTATGAAAGAGAAGTGATTAGTCATTGACATTAGCACATGTAGGTTGGGAAGTTCCCTCCATGTCGTGTAACCTCCCATTACGTATTCTTctctatataaataaataaattataagaagaagaaatgatCCTAATATTCTTATATTCTTATTATAGTGATCAGAAAGGAACTTAATTATACCATAGTAATATAATAATAGATAGTTGCTTTGCTTGTTTGTTAGGCATATCCTAATTTCTGGTCACTCAACTCTTGGTATAGTCTGTACTTAACATTCACTCAATTATCTCAGCAATAATGTCACGAACTTTTCGCATTAATATGTGGACACGCTCAATATCAATTTGTAGCCTTTTTTCAGAGAACAAAACCCAGAAAACTCTGCCCATTATGTAAGATAAGCCCAAACAGAAGTCTCAGTTGTGTCGTGTAGTGAAAAAGTTTACTAGTTTAGCAACCCTCTTTGTCTATCTCATTGAATGGTTAAGAACTTAAGATTCTAATGggttcattaaaaatataagacACGCATGAATTTTAAACAATTAATAAAAGAGTGTTGAAAAGAAAATGTTGCTAATGCTCAACATTATTGGCATCGTTTGCTACTTTGCGTGCTCCAAATGACCTTTGTGATCCCCTCAATTACCCGTGATGGCAAGGGAAGGCCTGGAGCTGGTGTGCTGACATGTACCACATACTTAATTTGAGGGTAAATAGTtaagttggtccctgaatgtgtccgCCGCCTTCACATTGGTCCTTAAACTTTTAAAATGGCTCTCGCGGTCTCTGAATGTGGCCAAACCCCTTCACGGTAGTCCCTCGGTTAAAAAAAGTTGACGGACGTGAACGGAATGCTgatgtgaaatttttttttgtcaagagtgaagcttatgtggcatttgaaacccagaaaataattaaataaattaaaaatacaaattcagtaaataaaaaaactccTAATCCTAAATTACTCTTCATCATCTCACTGCTCCCTCCCCCACCAAATTAAAATGCGTTTCTTCTAGCATATTCTAATTAAGCAACAACTTTTTAAACCctcatgttaaaaaaaattgaagcctTGAATAAAAAATCTGATCTCCGCAACTTTGATCTGTTTCCACTTTCCAGCTAGCTCAGTGATTCATTCTACAAGATCTGCTTCTTTTTACTTCACTGAATCTCAGTTCTAATTCCTTCACTTCCATCCCAAATTGCCATCAAagaaaaaggggaaaatgaaaatggtagagaaggaagcagaGAAGCTAATTTGGGAACACGTAAGAAGCCCTAAATCCGGCGTCACCGCCATTAATGCACCACAGTCACAAAGTTTATGTCTTTCTTCGGTCTTAGAGAGATACAGAGAAGAAGAAATCGTTAATCTCCTTCTTTCATCCTAACTCCAGAAattcctcttcatcttctaaaTCAATATTTTCCAGATTTTAGAACCCCAAAAACCCATACCacaccgcaccaccaccaccagcccCAACCCCAACCAAGTGCGACAACAAGCTAGATCGGAACACCACCACACCGCACCAGCACCACCAACCCCAACCCACACCGCAAAGATGAGGGAAAAAACAGGTGAAAGCTTCAAGCTTTTCAACCTAGACCTGATGAGAAAGCTTCAGATCTGGCCTCAGCACCATGAAAACTAGCACCCACCAACCCCAACCAAGTGCTTCTACGATCGGGAATCTCACTTCTGAGATCTGGGATTTTTCATTCTCAAGTTTTTTACTTGCATCTATGGCTTAATTATTCCAATTTTCCATTCGAGATGAGTGTTATTGTCACTTCTTTAAAAAAACGTGACACTTCCAGAAGATGGTAGGCTGATTCATGTTGGTTCTGGTGTGGTGTTgatgtgatgatgaagatggtgagATGGTGAAGAGTAATTTAGGAttagagtttttttatttactgaatttgttttttaatttatttaactattttatattattatttttttgggttcaaatgccacataagcttcaccgtttaaaaaaaacttccaTGTCGGCATTCCG
This portion of the Lotus japonicus ecotype B-129 chromosome 3, LjGifu_v1.2 genome encodes:
- the LOC130749047 gene encoding zinc finger protein ZAT5-like, whose product is MMLSKMDINEGISKSIEELHVTTAKGKRTKRLRPWSPCAVAGAAAVTSSSSSGAADSSSTIEGADQEEEDMANCLILLAQGRGEERVIIPHHNKQKEGEMENHVGDDNKSMMMMTEKTTKIGFYVYECKTCNRTFPSFQALGGHRASHKKPKATVTQEEKKSPPPPPPAPRLTTSTSTRDFEETRQTHVPHRVSLELGVNLHTNKSTNSKLKIHECSICGAEFTSGQALGGHMRRHRAVQAAATVAASTGNNSAAVQIKPRIVLELDLNLPAPEDDLRDSAFQIPATATQKSMVLSAAPALVGCHY